The nucleotide window TTTTAAGTTTATAGGCGAAACGATTTGCTTCAGCCCGACGCAGTTCCGGCCATACACCTTCTTTTTCATAATTGGCCGCTTTGTCAGAAAGACCGGGTGAGAACACTGGAATAACCACGTCCATTTTTGGGCCGCTGTAAGCCGTTTTCGACATATCTTCACTAAAGCTTGAAGACGATCGCGGTCCGACATTCACACCTGATCCGGATGTAGTAGCACAGCCTGTCAGCACATGCAGCATGACCAGCAGGTAGACCAGAAACTTGGATGGTTTTCTAAAACGATCAATGTTCAACGTTCATACCCTTATATTTTCTGTATTCATCCCAGAGCTTTTTGCGTATCTCTGGGTCGGTTTCTGCCTCGGCGGCGACACGGATCTGAGCAGCAATGGCATCATCATTATCCGCTGGTGGAATATCTTCCGGAATCTTACCATTCTCAGCGACATTGCCTGAGGCAGATATCTTACCTGAACCCGATTCAGTTGATTCTTGTGTATCTGATGTCGCTGCCATAGCTTCGTTAGAAGGCGCTTGTTCTGTCCCTTGTATCATGTCACTGGCTACTGACTCGGTACCACTGGCACCACCTGCTGAACTTCCATTGCCGGTGTCACCAGCACCGCCGCCACCTGAACCGGAGCCAGCGCCTGCACCTGAGCCATTACCACTATTAGCTGAGGATGAATTGGATGATATGGAGATATTACATAACTCAAAGCGATTGAGAGAATCACTCAGCGCCTGTTCCATACGGGCCAGTTTTTCTGCTCGGGTCAACGCGGGATTATCCAGATAATCCACACTCACATTTTTACAATCCGTTGTATTGCTTGCGGATTCATCCGCCTGACTCAGCCCGGAATAGAGCATAGAACCCGACGCAATGGTGAGTAATAAAAAGACAGAGATAGGCTTTTTTCTCATCGTTGAAAAACGCTCCCGAGATATTCATTGATTAATGATAGCTATCTTAAAACGATAAGACAGCAAAAAGCACAGATCTTTCCTGACCCGTGCTTCAGCCGACAATAAAATGCTACAAGCAGTGAGTGACGTAAGTGTTATTGGGGGCTAACACGCCATATTGTGTTGCCGACATCATCGGCGACCAATAAGCCACCCATTTTATCGACCACAACACCGACCGGACGTCCTCTTGCATCACCATCCTCATTGACAAATCCGGTTAGGATTTCCTGAGGAAGGCCATCAGGCTTACCATTCTTAAACGGTACAAAAATCACTTTATAACCGCTTAATGGTTTTCTGTTCCACGAACCGTGCTGACCAATAAACGCGCCATGATGATATTTCTCTGCCAGCAAATCTGCTTCATAAAACGTCAGGCCCAATGATGCAGTATGAGCGCCCAATGCATAATCGGGTTTGATGGCTTTTTCCACTAACTCCGGCCGTTGCGGTTGCACTCGGGTATCTACGTGTTGTCCGTAGTAACTATAAGGCCAGCCATAAAAAGCACCCTCTTTCACTGAGGTCATGTAATCCGGCACCAGATCACTCCCAATTTCATCGCGCTCATTGACCGTGGTCCAAAGCTCGCCGGTCTGTGGCTGCCAAGCCAGTCCATTAGGGTTGCGTAAACCTGAGGAAAATATACGTTTTTCACCGGTTTGCAGGTTCACTTCCAGAATGGCTGCACGGTTTTCTTCTGCTTCCATGCCGTTTTCACCGACATTACTGTTTGAACCCACAGTGGCATAAAGCTTTGTGCCATCTTTATTCGCAATAATATTCTTGGTCCAATGGTGGTTAATCGGTCCTCCCGGTAAATCTGTCACATGCTCTGGCTTAGCGGTGATTTGAGTCTGTCCTTCTTTATAAGGGAATCGCACAATCTCATCAGCATTAGCGACGTAAAAGTTATTGCCAATCAGTTCCATACCAAAGGGGGAATGCAGATTATCTAAAAACACATGCCGTGTTTCAGCCACACCATCATTATCGTTGTCACGAAGTAAGGTAATTCTATCGGCACTGGGTACGGCGGCACCAGCATCTTCTAATACCATGCCTTTAATCCAGGATTTAATACTCCAATCTGTACTTTCACTTTTCGGTGCATTTGACTCCGCGACCAATACATCGCCGTTGGGCAAAACATATAACCACCGGGGATGATCTAAATCCACAGCAAATCGATTGACCATCAGCCCTTCAGCAGCGACAGGTTTGCCATCAATTGACCAACCTTCAGCCGGGGCAATGTTCAAAGTGGGGATGAGCGATGATTCCGGTGCGACCAACACAGGATCAGGTCCGAAATCCGCTTGTGAAGTAATTTTAGACGTATCGCCACAGCCACTCAGGCTGAGGGCCATAATACTTATCGCGGTGCTGTATTTATAAATGTGCTGCATAGTGTGCTCCTTTGAATGAAAGCTAAGACTTAGCTACATTTTTGAAGAATGAATATTCGAGTCTAACAATATTGACCATACCAATGACTTGCTTTGGGTTAAAGGATGGTTGCTTGAAATAGAGCAACGTGATCGTCATATAAAAAAATAACCATGGAATTGTTTAATAATTCACATTGTCATAAAAAGCGGTTTATTCACCTTTCAAGGAGATAACATGCAAATTCAGGTAAATACCGATCGTCATATTCCAGGTGATGACACGCTCACTGATTCAATTCGTGAGGAATTACAGCACGCTCTCAAACGCTTCGATGAACATGTCACCCGCATCGAAGTCCATCTAAGTGATCAAAACAGTGAAAATCGAGGCGGAGCGGATGATATTCGCTGCCTGATTGAGGCTCGGATAGAAGGCCATCAACCTAATGTGGTCACCCATGACGCTGCCTCTGTCAAACAAGCATTTACCGGGGCCACCGATAAAATCAAACGAGTACTGAGCACCACGATTGAACGCATGAAATCCCACTGATAACGTTTTTCTATCCATCATAAAAGGCCAAACAATTCGATTTGTTTGGCCTTTTTTATTCTGACTCCCAAGGGCCTTTTGTGAGCGGGTATCTATTTATCTGCGGTGAATAATGTGACTAATCACCGCATAAACTGCGGTAAATAAATTGATGTTGGCTCAGCTTGGTTAGCTGAAAAGCCTTAAAGCTGACTCGATAAAATTTGGCAACAAAATTAAGGCGATTGGAAAGTGGATACTTTAAAAGTGGAATCAATGGGGGGCAGCGGTTTTATTTTGGTTTAATTATCAAGTTGGCTGATCCATTGACTCTACCCCTTGGTTCTATAGGAAGTACCTTTCTAAAAGATGTTTATGGAAATACAGTAGATTTAATTCTAAACTTTATTCTTCATTATCTTGAACAGGTATGTTGAGATTACGCATGGAAGAGTTATATGAGTTGGCAAACGATTACTACACAAAAGTAAAATCATTTCGTGGATTACAGCTATATAAAAAGTTTACTTTTTGGACATTGCTATTTACCGCATTTCTTTTTGTTCTTTACACAATTTGTTTTCTTCATGAAGTACTTTCAAGAAATACAGACTCGGTTTTTAACCGTTTGGCACTTATAGCTTTTTTAAGTGAAGTTGCTATGGTGCTGTCTTGGGTAAATATACAGGAGTGGCAAAAAAAGCGTTTGG belongs to Methylophaga thalassica and includes:
- a CDS encoding PQQ-dependent sugar dehydrogenase, encoding MQHIYKYSTAISIMALSLSGCGDTSKITSQADFGPDPVLVAPESSLIPTLNIAPAEGWSIDGKPVAAEGLMVNRFAVDLDHPRWLYVLPNGDVLVAESNAPKSESTDWSIKSWIKGMVLEDAGAAVPSADRITLLRDNDNDGVAETRHVFLDNLHSPFGMELIGNNFYVANADEIVRFPYKEGQTQITAKPEHVTDLPGGPINHHWTKNIIANKDGTKLYATVGSNSNVGENGMEAEENRAAILEVNLQTGEKRIFSSGLRNPNGLAWQPQTGELWTTVNERDEIGSDLVPDYMTSVKEGAFYGWPYSYYGQHVDTRVQPQRPELVEKAIKPDYALGAHTASLGLTFYEADLLAEKYHHGAFIGQHGSWNRKPLSGYKVIFVPFKNGKPDGLPQEILTGFVNEDGDARGRPVGVVVDKMGGLLVADDVGNTIWRVSPQ
- a CDS encoding HPF/RaiA family ribosome-associated protein encodes the protein MQIQVNTDRHIPGDDTLTDSIREELQHALKRFDEHVTRIEVHLSDQNSENRGGADDIRCLIEARIEGHQPNVVTHDAASVKQAFTGATDKIKRVLSTTIERMKSH